The following DNA comes from Solea solea chromosome 6, fSolSol10.1, whole genome shotgun sequence.
gaagtgACCCTTGGCACccagaaatcttcacattatctaAAGTTTGGACACCCGTGGTCTGTGGTATTGAGAACCTTAAGGGGTGGATTTGAGAATCTGGGCTTTTTAATTAGCTCATCATATATTGTGTAAATTTGTATGTGTAGCTGTCAAATAAACGTGGAATGAAAAGCATTCTCATCATATGTTCTGCATGTAGATAGATTTATGAATTTGACACTTTTTCTATTGTTATTTTACAGAGAGGCAAAGAGCTCCAAAACAGCCCTCAGTCtgggttaccatggcaacattgtAGACCTGtggtgagtgagagagagattaaaaCTGTCTGCCACCAACATACCACGTGGATCTGAAAGAAGACACCATTTATTTCTATATTCTCTGTTGCATTTGTGTCCAGGGAGCGGCTGCTGCTGGAGTATGAGAGAACCGGGCAGCTCCTGGTGGATCTGGGTTCAGACCAAACCTCCCTTCACAACCCGTTCAACGGCGGCTACTACCCAGTCCAGCTCGCCTTTCGCCAGGCAAACCAACTCATGACGACTGATCCTAACCGTTTCCGTACGATGGTCCAAGAAAGGTTAAACTAATAAACTAAGAATAATAAATATCTCAGGGATATTTTCTGCTATGTATACAAATGAGCTACATTCCATACTCTGCACATACTCTCACAGCCtcaggagacaaataaaggCCATCAATAAGCTTACTGACGCTGGTTTGTTCTTCTGGGACTATGGCAACGCATTTCTCCTGGAGGCACAGAGAGCTGGTGAATaattaatgcacacacagaaattgtctttattattattatttttatcattggGTCAATGAGAGCGCAATGGTGAGAGCTGTGTTTATTGATCTTTGCAGGAGCAGAGGTAGAAAAAGTTGGCGGAGGAGCAACGGAGTTTCGATATCCTTCTTATGTACAACACATTATGGGGTGAGACATTTCCTTCAGCACATTCAATTCAGCATTGATGCTGTTCAGGATGACAGTGAGCCCACTCTACTGTCTGTCTTTACCACAGGGACATTTTCTCTTTGGGCTTCGGCCCATTTCGCTGGGTGTGCACATCTGGTGATGCACAAGATCTTGTCGTGACAGATGACATCGCTGCTACGGTGCTGGAGGAAATAAGTGCCAACGTGTCCGATCGTATCAGGCAGCAGTACAATGATAACATCTACTGGATCAGAGAGGCTGGGAAACACAAAATGGTCTTTAACGTCCTGCGACATTCACACCTGAATTCTCCCTCACTATACCAAACACACAGGTTGAGCTGCAGCTACAAGTGATGGTTTCCCTCTGGGTTTTTATTCAGGTTGTGGGATCCCAAGCCAGAATCCTTTATTCTGACCAGAGAGGGAGAGTCTGCATTGCTTTGGCGATCAACCAGGCTATCGCTGATGGAAGAGTTTCAGTAAGAGGCTGCTTTGTCTGGCTGTGTATGTAGTGTTTGTTTAATATCTAGACTCTCGGTGGctcagtttcttttttctttctgtcactcaGGCTCCTGTGGTTATTAGCAGGGACCATCATGACGTTAGTGGCACAGACAGCCCCTTTAGAGAGACCTCTAATGTGTATGATGGCTCTGCCTTCTGTGCAGGTACGTGCACGTCACTATACATCTGTATGCAAGAACGTCCCAAAGTCATTGAAACCTAAAGACGCAGGTTAAAGCCTATGAATGTGAGTTTGAAAGGATGCTCGTTGTGCCATCAGTAAAGCTACAAAATATTTACCCATTTCCCTCACAAGGACATACAGTATAGCTGGAAGTCAGACCTTTGACCCTTTCCCAGCTTGTCAGGCTCTCTTCATTTCAGCATGAAGCTCatgctgtgtttcttttagACATGGCAGTCCAGAACTTTGTTGGTGATGCATTCAGGGGCGCCACATGGGTAGCGCTGCATAACGGAGGTGGTGTTGGCTGGTAAGGCTCGCTTAGTATTCAGTTAACGGAAAcgtgttttaaatgttcctcGTTTTTCATCAATGTAAAGTCCAGTGTCTAACATAGAGGATGGTTTATTGGCACAAGTTAAATATACTAACCAAAAgtatttgtataagtgtataatcgctttaaaatGGAATAGAAATCTTAGATTTTTGTTGCCAAAGAATAAGGCTTTTATGGCTCAATCCCATTTCAATCCCTTGTCGCTACCACAATcacattttgcattttcacatttaggGGCAGGGTGAATTAAAAGGTTTAGGAGTGCATTCAAACACCAGGTTATGAGATTTTACCCAGATTAAACCAAATCCAAGGTTATTAATATAGTCTGTCATAACACTGGTTAGCATGCTGTGGTTAGTGTAGCTACACAATTTGTCTGCAGTTTCTTGTACGTACCATAAACTGGTCCACTAATATTGTATCAAAGACCTTTTCTGCCGTCTCGGCACTTTGCTGCAGCCAAGTGCTTAACAGTGCCTGTAGTCCATTATAGCAACATCATCACACTTGCAAatggcttttttattttatcaagcTTCATTTTAACCACTACCCCTTGTTACGTCGTTCCAAGGTGCAAGGGCTAGCAGGAAGGGTGGGATTAGACTAAAATGTGCTGtaggcaagggccttgaattCTGGAGGCTGCTGATTTAACTGcggcccaaatggacaaaccagtcaGAGTGTGCATTTTGTGCGTTTTGAAGCTAAAGATGAATGAAAAAGAAGGACATTCTGTTTGGTAGGCCAGTGCCACCAGAGTTCCCCAATACACCTGGGAAAGGCAGGGATGAGTGAGAAGTCATTAATTGTAATTATCTGCagtgtctcaccattagatccCAGTAATTCTTATacagtggacctttaatcaAGCTACCCAATGTCACTCCATTCTCACTTTATCcaatacaaaacatttacttCACCCCTTTAGGGGAGAGGTAATGAACGGAGGCTTTGGCTTGCTGCTGGACGGCTCAGAGGAGGCAGCAAAGCGTGCTAAGCTCATGCTCAACTGGGACGTCTCCAACGGGGTGAGAGGGTTGGGAGAGAAAAGCATTGATGGTTCCAGGTTCGGTCATTACTTGATTGCTGACTGGTGTGAGTCTTCGTTCTCCAGGTGGCTCGCCGCTGCTGGTCTGGTAACACAAACGCCTACGAGACCATCCAGCGCACCATGGAGGAGAACAGGCAACTGCGTGTCACCATGCCCTTCCCTGTGCAGGATGATGCTGTGCTGGACCGTGCTCTGCAGGGCTAACAACTCAGCTGTCATCAACCAACTACAGCTATCTGCAGCCACACAGCAAAGGAAACCTGCGGCTTTCATCACGTCATCAGCCGCAGAGACAACACAACTCACTGAAACCCtgcaaaataatataaattatgTTACACAAGTCGTTTGCAGTTAATTCACAGAATGCAAAGTCGTGTTTAAAGTTCACTTTAGGAATTTGATATGCAcataatgtgtatttttgtgctAAAATCAAAATTGAAGCCTGTATAAAACATGTGTCCTTCAATAAATGAGGCATTTGTGTCTAGATCGACAGACATACTTACTAAACtaaatatgcttttatttcCCACTTTGATGAATGAGCAGATCTTTGCTGAACAAAACCGCACATTTCCGAGCAATCACAGGGTGATTACTCACACAATTTCATAACATTACGTAAATATACCATAGCTACAGTAGAGAGAGACCTGCTGTTCCAGGCTTGAGGAGCATAAAAACAAGAGGCTGCTTCTCCTCTCTTTGTTCTGACTGTGGCAGCAACAGAGGTTTGTTCATGTGCTTCATAAGGCTAATGGAGGTCAGAAAGCTATTATGGTCAAGCAGcaatatgttaaataaaactggaccctattattattattccattttctgctcctggttcatgatttattttgatcCACATTTACGGAAGCAGTGTAACATATTACTCACCGAAAGACCCAAAGAAGACAGTATGTGAACGTTACATAGTTGAATCCATTTCTTTTATGTAATGAAAAAAGTTGCATGTTTCAAAGCCCTCCTACTTTTTCATAGTGCTTTGCTTTTCCTAGAAAGGCACTCTATTTTACGGAGTTTGCTCCCCTTTCTTACGCCCCTGGACGCGGATCAGCCCGTGCTCCATGCGCCGGTACAGTGCGGCGCGTCTTTACGCGTGGTTTGTTCCTTTAAGACAAACAGAATCGGCGTCTCTGACTGATTGGAGAATGAATTTGAGCCGCTTCGCTCTGACGTAAGGGGGAGTCGAGAGACTGTTGTAGCCTGCAGGAAGAAACAGATAACGGTGGTGAGGAGCAGGCTGGACCACGGATCTTCTGCTTTTGTGTTTCCACCGAACCGCTTAGTTTATTTCGTTAAACTTGAATCCCGTGTTCACTTCTGTTATCTAATACAACGACTCCAGACCTCCGCCCTTTTCCCTTTACTCCAGATTcatccccccttttttttctcccagtgtTCAAAGTGGGTCGAGATGTTCTGTCGGGGTGTGCCAAAGTCCTCGAGGATGGACTAAGATGACACTGGACATTTTTCTGTAGCTGAGACATGGAGACATTTGCTCTGCTTCACTGACGACATTTTTTCTTGGGGgttaaaaaaagaggagaatgcTTCATGACCAGGATCATAAGCAGGAGGAGCAGACGGCGAGTCCTGTTACTGCGCAGCACGGAACCGCGCACCACAGTGACCCCGACAGCCTGGGCTGCAGGGAGGACCAGGACCTGCTGCCACCCGCTTATTCCACTCTGGATTTTAGAAGAAATGCTGTGACAGATGACTATAAAATCACAGCTCAGGTTCTCGGCCTGGGGATCAATGGCAAAGTGCTCGAATGTTACTGCAAGATGAGCGGGGAGAAATGTGCTCTcaaggtgtgtgtatgtgtgcgtgtgtggagaTATGTCTTTATTGGTCTGTTTTTATTGAAATTCAAAGCTGTGAGGACACTGAGAGGACATGTTTAGCAGGTCCTCACAACTTCTTAGAGCTTTCTGAGGGTTAAAGGTGATACATGTAAACGTGTACAACAGCGACTTCTGGCGTTTGAATTGGTTACTGCAATCTCATTTCCAAACGTGGTAGCCTTATTTTCTTAAATCTGAAAATACAGAGATtgagttcaattcaattttatttgtatagcgatAACAAACATTATGTCATAGCACTTTACATGGTAAGGTCAATGAGCAAGCATTTGGCAGCAGTGGACAGACAAAAGAAACTCTTTTTGGTCACTTCCAGTCCAACTTTATGTGTACTttagcactttaaaacaaccaaagTGGAGCAAAGTGCTGTACACACTAAGTCAAAAAAGTTCAAGCTCACATGAGGCAATTCAAtccatctaaaaaaaacaactaaaataagttaaaagaCATCAAACATATGTAAAAGTaacagccatacaataaaacacaatagaaacaaacaaaaataaataaaataaccaaCAAACAACATTTGTCTCGACCAGTTGGGGTAGGAGAGAGgtgagaaagaagagaagaagatagAGGAGAGATAGAGAACAACGGGAACAGTTGTGtaacaggtgaatgaatgaatgatcgGTTCCAGGTCCTCATGTCACCCTCAGAAAAggacacgcatacacacacataactggCCCACCGTCTGTCTTACTTTTCTGAACATGACCCTATTTGGTCACTAAAACACCAAATCTACACTGAATATACTGGCTGCACTAGTGTAACCAGTGATGTGAAGTTCACGTGTTTTCTTAAcctctgatgacacatcatggtcattttatgatttattattagaCATTCCTtagaaataaaacctttaagaCTTGGTTTGAGGGTAAGGGTTGTGGAACACTGTCAGTCCGTGataagaatatgtgtgtgtgtgtgtgtacttttatttgtgacctctttagggccttttctggcataaacacccaCCTAGGGTCctgtggagaccaaaacctgatcctaatgaggcagaaaatcatttctgaggaactggttctgGTTTAGTTTAGGGGTCAGGTtaggttaggctgtccaaatgaatgaaagtcaatgcagaatagagctgcaactaacgattattttcataatcgattaatctgtcgattattttctcgattaattgatgaatcgtttggtccataaaatatcagaaaaccataaaaaatgttgatctgtgtttcgtcaaacctggaaatgatgatgttctcaaatgtcttgttttgtccacaaaccaaaattattgacttttaatgattaatttgttatccagagcaaagaaatgaagaaaatattcatatttaagaagcttaaacaatcagaaatcttgttttaatcatgaaaaaagcttcaaaccgatgaatcgattatcaaaatagttgtcgattaatttagtaatcgattcatcgattaatcgtttcagctctaatgcaGAATCCTCAATAGGATAGcggtgtgaacctgtgtgtgtg
Coding sequences within:
- the uroc1 gene encoding urocanate hydratase, producing MSNLKELCSGLPLDPLPPNQGRDPSLPHAPIRTPNLTAEEERLALRNALRYFPPSVHATLAPEFAQELRQYGHIYMYRFCPTLRMRALPIDQYPCRTRQAASIMLMIMNNLDPAVAQFPQELVTYGGNGQVFSNWAQFRLVMHYLSEMTEEQTLVMYSGHPMGLFPSLPSSPRAIITNGMVIPNYSSRDQYEKMFALGVTMYGQMTAGSYCYIGPQGIVHGTMLTVLNAGRRYLGSDDLRGRVFVTSGLGGMSGAQAKAAVIAGCIGVIAEVDEAPLRKRHEQGWLMEVTSNIEHCIQRIREAKSSKTALSLGYHGNIVDLWERLLLEYERTGQLLVDLGSDQTSLHNPFNGGYYPVQLAFRQANQLMTTDPNRFRTMVQESLRRQIKAINKLTDAGLFFWDYGNAFLLEAQRAGAEVEKVGGGATEFRYPSYVQHIMGDIFSLGFGPFRWVCTSGDAQDLVVTDDIAATVLEEISANVSDRIRQQYNDNIYWIREAGKHKMVVGSQARILYSDQRGRVCIALAINQAIADGRVSAPVVISRDHHDVSGTDSPFRETSNVYDGSAFCADMAVQNFVGDAFRGATWVALHNGGGVGWGEVMNGGFGLLLDGSEEAAKRAKLMLNWDVSNGVARRCWSGNTNAYETIQRTMEENRQLRVTMPFPVQDDAVLDRALQG